One genomic window of Halobellus limi includes the following:
- a CDS encoding RtcB family protein has protein sequence MSDHDDPEVLEYNGVRLERVREHVWEIPREGGMNVPARVLASEALLEQIGDDKTLQQLRNATHLPGIADRAICMPDGHQGYGFPVGGVGATDVETGCISPGAIGYDINCGVRMMRTNLTYDDVVGHEEELVDALFANVPSGLGGGGIVESDRDTLESILNRGVDWALEHGYAVEDDLAHCEDEGMRPDADPDAVSQKAKDRGKNQVGSLGSGNHFLEVQRVTDIFRPEVATEFGLEADQIVVLIHCGSRGLGHQICTDYLREIEREHGDLLAELPDKELAAAPAGSQLAEEYYGAMCAAINFAWVNRQLIMHRTRRVFERVFERDWESMEMELLYDVAHNIGKKEVHEVGVDADGRPAAPDEAVDRAERELYVHRKGATRAFPAGRPELPAAYRDVGQPIIIPGSMGAGSYVLRGGEESMAVSFGSTAHGAGRTMSRTQAKNEYWGETVQEELRDQEQIYVKAQSGATVAEEAPGVYKSVDEVVRVSDELGIGDKVARTFPVCNIKG, from the coding sequence ATGAGCGATCACGACGACCCCGAGGTCCTCGAGTACAACGGCGTCCGCCTCGAACGGGTCCGCGAGCACGTCTGGGAGATCCCCCGCGAAGGCGGAATGAACGTCCCCGCACGAGTGCTCGCGAGCGAGGCGCTGCTCGAACAGATCGGCGACGACAAGACCCTCCAGCAGCTCCGGAACGCGACGCACCTCCCGGGGATCGCAGACCGCGCGATCTGTATGCCCGACGGCCACCAGGGCTACGGGTTCCCCGTCGGCGGCGTCGGCGCGACGGACGTCGAGACCGGCTGCATCTCGCCGGGCGCGATCGGCTACGACATCAACTGCGGCGTCAGGATGATGCGGACGAACCTGACCTACGACGACGTCGTCGGTCACGAGGAGGAACTCGTCGACGCGCTCTTCGCGAACGTGCCGTCGGGACTCGGCGGCGGCGGCATCGTCGAGTCCGACCGCGACACGCTCGAATCGATCCTGAACCGGGGCGTCGACTGGGCGCTCGAACACGGCTACGCCGTCGAGGACGACCTCGCCCACTGCGAGGACGAGGGGATGCGTCCCGACGCCGACCCCGACGCGGTCTCTCAGAAGGCCAAGGACCGCGGGAAGAACCAGGTCGGGAGCCTCGGCTCCGGGAACCACTTCCTGGAGGTGCAGCGCGTCACCGACATCTTCCGACCGGAGGTCGCGACGGAGTTCGGACTCGAAGCCGATCAGATCGTCGTGCTGATCCACTGCGGGTCCCGCGGCCTCGGTCACCAGATCTGCACGGACTACCTCCGAGAGATCGAACGGGAACACGGCGACCTCCTCGCGGAGCTGCCCGACAAGGAACTGGCGGCCGCGCCGGCGGGCTCGCAGTTGGCCGAGGAGTACTACGGCGCGATGTGCGCGGCGATCAACTTCGCGTGGGTGAACCGACAGCTCATCATGCACCGGACCCGGCGCGTCTTCGAGCGCGTCTTCGAGCGGGACTGGGAGTCGATGGAGATGGAACTGCTCTACGACGTCGCGCACAACATCGGGAAGAAGGAAGTCCACGAGGTCGGCGTCGACGCCGACGGGCGTCCCGCGGCTCCCGACGAAGCAGTGGATCGAGCGGAGCGAGAGCTCTACGTCCACCGGAAGGGAGCGACGCGCGCCTTCCCGGCCGGCCGACCGGAGCTACCGGCCGCCTACCGCGACGTGGGACAGCCGATCATCATCCCCGGCAGCATGGGGGCGGGCTCGTACGTCCTCCGCGGCGGCGAGGAGTCGATGGCGGTGTCCTTCGGCTCGACGGCGCACGGCGCGGGACGGACGATGAGTCGGACGCAGGCGAAGAACGAGTACTGGGGCGAGACGGTCCAGGAGGAACTCCGCGACCAGGAGCAGATCTACGTGAAGGCCCAATCGGGCGCGACGGTCGCCGAGGAGGCCCCGGGCGTCTACAAGAGCGTCGACGAGGTCGTCCGCGTCTCCGACGAATTAGGGATCGGCGACAAG
- a CDS encoding DUF5799 family protein, with product MSDWTDSIVGDRMAVDREFTDRVENSEFSSQEWGLIMTATELDIEYADDPEQARIVADTEKLPQIMPELDNIQSQMAQMGGAPGDDSSGGSSGGVVDQIKGALGLGNGTSGGSDRERIAAAERLTQEYADALQTHLESKNKWEQVRIAYQE from the coding sequence ATGTCAGACTGGACCGACAGCATCGTCGGGGATCGGATGGCTGTCGATCGGGAGTTCACCGACCGCGTCGAGAACTCGGAGTTCTCGAGTCAGGAGTGGGGACTCATTATGACCGCGACCGAGTTGGACATCGAGTACGCCGACGATCCCGAGCAGGCGCGGATCGTCGCCGACACCGAGAAGCTCCCGCAGATTATGCCGGAGCTGGACAACATCCAATCGCAGATGGCGCAGATGGGCGGTGCGCCCGGAGACGACAGTTCCGGCGGATCGTCGGGCGGCGTCGTCGATCAAATCAAGGGTGCGCTCGGGCTCGGAAACGGGACGAGCGGGGGATCGGACCGAGAGCGCATCGCCGCGGCCGAACGGTTGACCCAGGAGTACGCCGACGCGCTGCAGACGCATCTGGAGTCGAAGAACAAGTGGGAGCAGGTCCGGATCGCCTACCAGGAGTAG
- a CDS encoding HAD family hydrolase: protein MDRYDLLYTLYEEYETDTLRDLQNFVDLFPPVDSRVALEYWEDASDELADRKGDIAQSFAAGETLANIAARATREQTFTALDLHSKYGRSVNALVLDVDETLRSAGQTDNEIPRETLHLLTQLHETGVPIVICTGQTLENVKGFMIQGLGTELVHSGSFSIVYEAGTGVFTPGHGSDTKRLLYETLDEEIQEVFSLVRSRVLTAAPGELRRSLHLQGNEFNVTLKPNFDVGSDAAAEVIDRGLVYLIDLLGRAVAETVEGVDDVGIEVRDVDGDGRDRPTGWARAYYADADPEIADVLAAEDATPDCDVEVVPEPIRERFDRIDVGYYHADAAEIGSLDLDKPTGVDEALDVLEIEDPFVLVMGDSKSDLRVMEWAEEADAGLAAAPRHASESVLEHVRSTDELVYEPGDAGSILRTVSVLNQLSEW from the coding sequence ATGGATCGGTACGACCTCCTCTATACGCTCTACGAGGAGTACGAGACGGACACGCTGCGGGATCTCCAGAACTTCGTCGATCTCTTTCCTCCCGTCGACTCCCGGGTCGCACTCGAGTACTGGGAGGACGCGAGCGACGAACTGGCCGACCGGAAGGGCGACATCGCCCAGTCGTTCGCCGCGGGTGAAACCCTCGCGAACATCGCCGCCCGCGCGACCCGCGAGCAGACGTTCACCGCCCTCGACCTCCACTCGAAGTACGGTCGCTCGGTGAACGCGCTCGTGCTCGACGTCGACGAGACGCTGCGGTCGGCCGGGCAGACGGACAACGAGATCCCGCGAGAGACGCTGCACCTCCTGACGCAACTGCACGAGACCGGGGTCCCGATCGTGATCTGCACCGGACAGACCCTCGAGAACGTGAAGGGATTCATGATCCAGGGCCTCGGAACCGAGCTGGTTCACTCCGGATCGTTCAGCATCGTCTACGAGGCGGGGACGGGCGTGTTCACGCCCGGACACGGGTCGGACACGAAGCGGCTGCTGTACGAGACGCTCGACGAGGAGATCCAGGAGGTCTTCTCGCTGGTCCGCTCGCGCGTGCTCACCGCCGCGCCGGGGGAGCTGCGCCGCTCGCTGCACCTCCAGGGCAACGAGTTCAACGTCACGCTCAAGCCGAACTTCGACGTCGGCAGCGACGCCGCCGCGGAGGTCATCGACCGGGGGCTCGTGTACCTCATCGACCTGCTCGGCCGCGCCGTCGCCGAGACCGTCGAGGGCGTCGACGACGTGGGGATCGAAGTCCGCGACGTCGACGGCGACGGGCGCGATCGCCCGACGGGTTGGGCGCGGGCGTACTACGCCGACGCCGACCCGGAGATCGCCGACGTGCTCGCCGCCGAGGACGCGACCCCTGACTGCGACGTCGAAGTCGTCCCGGAGCCGATCCGCGAGCGGTTCGACCGGATCGACGTCGGATACTACCACGCCGACGCCGCCGAGATCGGCTCGCTGGACCTGGACAAGCCGACGGGCGTCGACGAGGCGCTGGACGTCCTAGAAATCGAGGACCCGTTCGTGCTGGTGATGGGCGACAGCAAGTCCGACCTCCGGGTGATGGAGTGGGCCGAGGAGGCCGACGCCGGCCTCGCGGCGGCGCCGCGGCACGCCTCGGAGTCGGTCCTCGAACACGTGCGGTCGACCGACGAACTGGTGTACGAAC